CGGGATATGGGCTCGACCGCGCAGTTTGCAGGCGGCGTACCGGCGATGTGTGACGGCGTTACCCAGGGCCAGCCAGGCATGGAGCTTTCGCTGTTTTCACGCGATGTGATTGCGATGTCTGCAGCCATTGGCCTGTCACACAATATGTTTGATGCCGCTCTTTATTTAGGCGTGTGCGACAAAATTATTCCGGGGCTATTTATTAGCGCGGCGCGCTTTGGCCATCTGCCAGCGATGTTTGTACCCGCCGGCCCAATGCCCAGCGGCTTACCCAATAAAGAGAAGGCGCGTGTACGCCAGCTCTACGCAGAAGGTAAAGTGGGCCGAGAGGAGCTGCTCGAAGCCGAGTCAGACTCCTATCACAGCCCCGGCACCTGTACCTTTTACGGCACCGCAAACTCCAATCAGCTGATGATGGAAATGATGGGGCTGCACTTGCCGGGCACGTCGTTCGTTAATCCTGGCACCGACATGCGCGAAGCATTGACACGCTACGCCACCGAGCAGACCATTCGCAATACAGAGCCTGGCGGCAACTATCGTCCGTTCTATAAGCAGATTGATGAACGCGCTATCGTCAACGCTCTGGTGGGACTGCTGGTCTCCGGTGGTTCAACCAACCATACGCTGCACCTGATCGCGATGGCTGCCGCTGCAGGCATCACCCTCAACTGGGACGACTTCACGGCGCTTTCCGCAGTGACCCCCAGCCTGATGCAGGTTTATCCCAACGGCCAGGCGGATATTAACCACTTCCAGGCCGCAGGCGGCATGAGCTACCTGTTCCGCGAACTGTTAGCGGCAGGCCTTATTCATGGCGATATTCCTACCGTCTTCGGCACCGACTTAACCGCCTATACCCAAGAGCCTTTCATTGAGAACGGCAAAATCGTCTGGCGTGAAGGCCCTGAGAAGAGCCTTGATGAGGACGTTCTACGCCCGGTAGCAACACCCTTCGCACCCACTGGTGGCCTGACGGTAATGAAAGGCAACCTGGGCCGCGGCGTCATCAAAGTCTCTGCGGTGGCGGAAGAGCATCGTATTGTTGAAGCACCCGTCAAGATTTTTGAAGACCAAAACGAAATGAAGGCCGCTTTTGAATCCGGCAGCCTGGACCGCGACGTCATCGTCGTCGTGCGCTTCCAGGGCCCAAAAGCTAACGGCATGCCCGAGCTTCATAAGCTGACGCCGTTCTTAGGCGTGCTGCAGGATCGTGGTTTTAAAGTGGCGCTGGTCACCGACGGCCGCATGTCGGGTGCATCAGGCAAAGTGCCCGCTTCCATTCATATGAGCCCCGAAGCCTTAGACGGCGGCCCGCTGGCCAAGCTGCGCGACGGCGACATCGTGCGCTTAGATGCGAATGCCGGCACGCTGGAAGCAAAGATTGATCCCGCTATCTGGGCGAAGCGTGAACTGGTGGTGGCCAATTTAGATCATTACCACGTAGGCCTGGGTCGTGAGCTATTTGGCGGTTTCCGCCATTTGGCCATGCGCGGCGAAGAAGGCGCCGGTGTGTTTGGTGGGTTTGAAGCCGATGATCTCGCTCGCCAGCAGGGGCAAATTTCACAAGAGGATGCCTGATGCGACCGGCATTAATCGGCGATATCGGCGGCACTAACGCGCGCTTTGCGCTGGTGTCGCCGGGCGAAATGACCCCGCACGATATTTTAAACCTGCCCTGCGCCGATTACCCCGGCGTAGTAGACGCGATTCAAGACTACCTGAGTCGCGTAGGCGTTAGCGCAGCAGGCGCGCCTCAAGAAGCATGCCTAGCCTTCGCCTGCCCGGTTCACGCTGAGCGGGTAAAAATGACCAATAACCACTGGGACTTTATGAAAAGCGACGTTCAGCAAGCGCTGAATTTATCGCTATTTAAAGTCATTAACGACTTCACCGCTCAGGCGCTGGGCGTTCCCCACGTGGCGGCAGGTGATTTGGTAGAGATCCAGCCTGGGATCCCCCAGTCGCACTCAACCCGCTTAGTCATCGGGCCGGGTACTGGGCTAGGCGTTGCCGGCGTGTTTCCCGGTCAGCACGCCTGGATTCCGCTGCCCACCGAAGGTGGTCACATTACCTTCGCCCCCACTGACGATACCGAACGCGCGATTTTAGATATTTTTAAGCAACGCCGTTCGCGTGTTAGCGTTGAGCGCCTACTTTGCGGTCAGGGCTTATTAGAGCTTTATCAAGCCTACTGCGCTCTTGAGGGCGTCGAGCCGAGCTTGACGAGCCCTGCCGACGTCACGGAGGCCGCCAATAATGGTGATAGCCTTTCCACCGCTGCCCTGCTGCGTTTCCTTAAGATTTTAGGCGATGTTAGTGGCGATGCCGCCTTAACCATGGGCGCACGCGGCGGGGTTTATTTGTGTGGCGGCATTCTTCCACGGCTGCTGGAATGGCTGCCGAAAAGCGAGCTACGTACAGCCTTTGCGAACAAAGGCCGCATAGGTGCTTATAATGCGGATATTCCCATATGGGTTGTTACCGCCCCCTGGACAGGCCTGCTGGGCGCCGCAGAAGCGCTATATAACGAAGAAGTTTTCTAACAATATCAATAAAGAGGCAGCTTATGACGCCAGTCATCGCATTTGGAGAAGCGCTCGTTGACATGCTTTCCAATCGCTTAGGGGCTTCAACGGCTTCCCAGGAAACCTTTACACCCTATGCCGGGGGTGCCCCCGCTAATGTCGCCGTCGCCTGCGCACGTTTAGGTGTGCCCAGCCAGTTTTTAGGCATGCTGGGCGATGATACGTTTGGCCATTTCCTGGTGCGAGAGCTTAATAGCCACGGCGTAGATACGGGTGGCGTAGTATTCACAAAGCAAGCACGCACGGCGCTGGCTTTTGTTTCCCGTGATGAAGCCGGCGAGCGTACGTTTGATTTTTACCGCCCGCCCGCCGCAGACTTGCTTTACCGCCTTGAACATCTACCTGCGGGCGTTTTCGAGAATCCTGCCATTTTGCATCTCTGCAGTAACAGCCTTACCGACCCCGATATAGCCGCCGTGACCATTGCGATGGCCACCATGGCTAAGCGAGCTGGCTGTTTGGTCAGCGTAGACGCTAACTTGCGCCACAACCTGTGGCCTGAGGGGCAGGCGGACATCAGCTTAGTAACCCAGCTGCTCGACGGTGCAGAGCTACTTAAGCTGTCCCAGGAAGAGCTTGACTACCTGCGCGCCGATCATGGCGAAGAGCCGTGGCTATCGGAACGGCTAGCGGCGGGAGTAAAGATTATTTTGATCACCGATGGTCCCAACAACGTCGTACTCAAGGGCATCGATATTGATCGGCGCATTGCGCCACCCAGCGTTGAAGCCGTTGACACCACCGCGGGGGGCGACGCCTTTATCGGCGGCCTGCTGGCCGAACTCTCGGCTCACGGCATTCACGAAAACTGGCAAACGGATAGCGGCTTTCTAACCCAAGCGGTCGACACCGCCTGCCGCTGTGGCGCCTTTGCCGTGGCCCGGCCAGGCTCCTATGCAGCACTTCCCACGCGAGCAGATATTGTCTAACGTCCCCTAGTCAGGCATTAAGCTATCGGTGCGCCTATATCAGGCGCGCTGCTTTGCTGTTCCTCCCCCTTTAACTCTCTTAAGCGTTTTCTCCAGCCGTCTTTAACATCAAACCACTAGGACTTATGTCTATAGCGGCTTGCTTGTGGAAATGTCAGACATTTAATAAACTGAGTTGAATACGGTCATTTAGAGACGTGCCATGACGCTGGACTCCCTGCCACCCCACCAGGGTGGTGCCGAACATTTAGCACGCTTACTGGCGCAGGCATTGCTGGCAGGCCGTTGGCAGCCGGGCGATGCCTTTCCCCGCGAACTGGATATCGCTAGGCACTTTGCGGTTAGCCGTAATCAGGTGCGCAACGCGCTAACCACTCTCACCTCGGCGGGGCTATTAGAGCGCACGGCAGGCCGTGGCACGTTGGTCCGCGAGATGGGTGACTGGCACCTGCTCGACCCGCTAATGAGCAAGTGGATGACAGGCCTGGTCAACATTGACCCGCAGTTAGTACGCGCCATCTATGCCTTTCGCTACTCAGCCGAACCCATGGTGGCTGGGCTAGCGGCTCAGGCAGCCCTACCTGAAGATATTGAACGCCTTGAAAGCGCCTTTGCCGGTATGGAAAAAACCGCTACCAGCACTGATTTACGTGGCGAGCACGCCGAGTACGACGTCGCCTTTCACGATGCGACCTACCGGGCTACTCACAATCTCGTCTGGCGGCAAATGGGGCATCTGCTGCGCCCTTCTATCATGGCCCTTGTGTGGGGCTCGCAAGACCGCACTGGCACCTTAGACGACAGCCTTTCACGCCATCGCCAGGTGCTTGAAGCGATACGCAACCGAGACATCAGCGCCGCAGAGTCAGCAGCGCGCGAAGTCCTTCGCCGTACGGCTATCGATCTTGGCATCGTCAGTTAACCATTAAGAGGAAGATTGAATATGAAAATCACCCGTCTCAAGACCTGGCAGGTTCCGCCTCGCTGGTTATTTCTTAAGATCGAGACTGACGAAGGCTGCTACGGATGGGGCGAACCCGTCGTAGAAGGTCGCGCCGCTACAGTTGAAGCCGCCGTGCATGAGCTTTCTGACTATCTGATTGGCCAAGACCCACACCGCATCGAACATCTCTGGAACATGATGTATCGCGCTGGTTTTTATCGCGGCGGCCCGATTCTGATGAGCGCAATCGCCGGGATCGATCAGGCGCTTTGGGACCTTAAAGGTCGCGATCTTGGTGTACCGGTTCACCAGCTACTCGGCGGTGCCGTGCGCGACAAGATGCGCATGTACGCCTGGACCGGTGGCGACCGCCCAAGCGACGTAGGCGCGGGGGCTAAAGCGCTGGTCGAAAAAGGCTTTACCGCGTTCAAAATGAACGGCACGCCTGAAATGCAGATTGTTGACTCGCACCGTAAGGTCGACGAAGCCGTGGCACGGGTCGCAGAAGCTCGCAATGCCGTGGGCCCTGACGTAGGTATTGGCATCGACTTTCACGGCCGCGTACATCGGCCAATGGCCAAAGCGCTGCTACGCGAATTAGAGCCCTTCCACCCGATGTTTGTGGAAGAACCGGTCGCCCCGGAACACCTGCCCTGCTTGAAAGATATTGCGGGTGGGCTGGGTTATCCGCTGGCGACCGGTGAGCGCCTGCACACTCGCTTTCAGTTCCGCGATCTGCTCGCCGATGGCATGATTGATATCATTCAGCCCGATATTTCCCACTGCGGTGGTATCAGTGAAGGACTTAAAATTGCCGCCCTGGCATCTGCCTACGATGTGGCCCTGGCGCCGCACTGCCCGCTTGGCCCGCTGACGTTAGCCGCCTCGCTCCAGCTGGATGCGGTAAGCCACAACGCCTTTATTCAAGAACAAAGCATGGGCATTCATTACAACCAGGGCAACGATGTACTCGACTACCTGGTCGATAAATCCGCTCTCGCCATTGAAGACGGTTTCTGCGCGATTCCCCAAGGTCCAGGGCTTGGCGTGGAAATCAACGAAGAGTTCGTTGAAGAGCGCTCCAAGGTAGGCCATCGCTGGCGCAACCCGGTGTGGACCCACGAAGACGGCTCTATTGCAGAGTGGTGAGCATGAGGTTATTCCAATGAACACAACGGCTACAGAAATAGCGCATCAGCTAGCTTGGATTGCGGTGGACTGGGGCTCCAGCAACCTGCGCGCCTGGGGGCTGGATAAGCACGACCACATCATTGCCCACGCCAGCAGTGAAAAAGGCATGCTGTCGCTAAAAGCCGATGAGTACGAAGTAGAGCTGCACCGGCTGGTGGCTGACTGGCTGCCCGACAGCGGCCAGATCATCAACGTGATGGTGTGCGGCATGGCCGGGGCTCGCCAAGGGTGGCGAGAAGCCGCTTATTTGCCGGTGCCCACGCGCCTTGACCAGCTTAGCCAGGGCGCTGTGATGCCCACGCTGTCTAACGACCGGCTGCGCGTGCATCTGCTGCCTGGCTTGAGCCAAACCCGCAGCGCATCCGCTCATTTTGATGTCATGCGCGGCGAAGAAACCCAGCTGGCGGGCCTGGTGGCAGATAACGCCAGCTTTTCGGGCCTTGCATGCCTGCCCGGCACCCACGCCAAATGGGCGACGCTTGAATCCGGTGCTGTAACCGAGTTTACGACCTACCTGACAGGTGAGCTCTACCAGCTGCTGGCACGCCAATCTGTTTTGCAGCACTCCATCGGTAACGACGATCTTAACGATCCGGCTTGCCGTAACGCGTTTATCTCAGCAGTCAGCGAGATATATGAA
This DNA window, taken from Vreelandella profundi, encodes the following:
- the edd gene encoding phosphogluconate dehydratase; this encodes MPSSTPAPLNAVVAEVTQRIRERSAERRALYEQRMADQHKRGVHRGELSCGNLAHGFAACNPRDKGELKLMNSANLGIISSYNDMLSAHQPFETFPETIKAAARDMGSTAQFAGGVPAMCDGVTQGQPGMELSLFSRDVIAMSAAIGLSHNMFDAALYLGVCDKIIPGLFISAARFGHLPAMFVPAGPMPSGLPNKEKARVRQLYAEGKVGREELLEAESDSYHSPGTCTFYGTANSNQLMMEMMGLHLPGTSFVNPGTDMREALTRYATEQTIRNTEPGGNYRPFYKQIDERAIVNALVGLLVSGGSTNHTLHLIAMAAAAGITLNWDDFTALSAVTPSLMQVYPNGQADINHFQAAGGMSYLFRELLAAGLIHGDIPTVFGTDLTAYTQEPFIENGKIVWREGPEKSLDEDVLRPVATPFAPTGGLTVMKGNLGRGVIKVSAVAEEHRIVEAPVKIFEDQNEMKAAFESGSLDRDVIVVVRFQGPKANGMPELHKLTPFLGVLQDRGFKVALVTDGRMSGASGKVPASIHMSPEALDGGPLAKLRDGDIVRLDANAGTLEAKIDPAIWAKRELVVANLDHYHVGLGRELFGGFRHLAMRGEEGAGVFGGFEADDLARQQGQISQEDA
- the glk gene encoding glucokinase, whose product is MRPALIGDIGGTNARFALVSPGEMTPHDILNLPCADYPGVVDAIQDYLSRVGVSAAGAPQEACLAFACPVHAERVKMTNNHWDFMKSDVQQALNLSLFKVINDFTAQALGVPHVAAGDLVEIQPGIPQSHSTRLVIGPGTGLGVAGVFPGQHAWIPLPTEGGHITFAPTDDTERAILDIFKQRRSRVSVERLLCGQGLLELYQAYCALEGVEPSLTSPADVTEAANNGDSLSTAALLRFLKILGDVSGDAALTMGARGGVYLCGGILPRLLEWLPKSELRTAFANKGRIGAYNADIPIWVVTAPWTGLLGAAEALYNEEVF
- a CDS encoding carbohydrate kinase family protein — encoded protein: MTPVIAFGEALVDMLSNRLGASTASQETFTPYAGGAPANVAVACARLGVPSQFLGMLGDDTFGHFLVRELNSHGVDTGGVVFTKQARTALAFVSRDEAGERTFDFYRPPAADLLYRLEHLPAGVFENPAILHLCSNSLTDPDIAAVTIAMATMAKRAGCLVSVDANLRHNLWPEGQADISLVTQLLDGAELLKLSQEELDYLRADHGEEPWLSERLAAGVKIILITDGPNNVVLKGIDIDRRIAPPSVEAVDTTAGGDAFIGGLLAELSAHGIHENWQTDSGFLTQAVDTACRCGAFAVARPGSYAALPTRADIV
- a CDS encoding FadR/GntR family transcriptional regulator; translation: MTLDSLPPHQGGAEHLARLLAQALLAGRWQPGDAFPRELDIARHFAVSRNQVRNALTTLTSAGLLERTAGRGTLVREMGDWHLLDPLMSKWMTGLVNIDPQLVRAIYAFRYSAEPMVAGLAAQAALPEDIERLESAFAGMEKTATSTDLRGEHAEYDVAFHDATYRATHNLVWRQMGHLLRPSIMALVWGSQDRTGTLDDSLSRHRQVLEAIRNRDISAAESAAREVLRRTAIDLGIVS
- the dgoD gene encoding galactonate dehydratase — translated: MKITRLKTWQVPPRWLFLKIETDEGCYGWGEPVVEGRAATVEAAVHELSDYLIGQDPHRIEHLWNMMYRAGFYRGGPILMSAIAGIDQALWDLKGRDLGVPVHQLLGGAVRDKMRMYAWTGGDRPSDVGAGAKALVEKGFTAFKMNGTPEMQIVDSHRKVDEAVARVAEARNAVGPDVGIGIDFHGRVHRPMAKALLRELEPFHPMFVEEPVAPEHLPCLKDIAGGLGYPLATGERLHTRFQFRDLLADGMIDIIQPDISHCGGISEGLKIAALASAYDVALAPHCPLGPLTLAASLQLDAVSHNAFIQEQSMGIHYNQGNDVLDYLVDKSALAIEDGFCAIPQGPGLGVEINEEFVEERSKVGHRWRNPVWTHEDGSIAEW
- a CDS encoding 2-dehydro-3-deoxygalactonokinase, which produces MNTTATEIAHQLAWIAVDWGSSNLRAWGLDKHDHIIAHASSEKGMLSLKADEYEVELHRLVADWLPDSGQIINVMVCGMAGARQGWREAAYLPVPTRLDQLSQGAVMPTLSNDRLRVHLLPGLSQTRSASAHFDVMRGEETQLAGLVADNASFSGLACLPGTHAKWATLESGAVTEFTTYLTGELYQLLARQSVLQHSIGNDDLNDPACRNAFISAVSEIYEAPETLSSRLFGLRAQDLLDGRLPSGEKRGAVLAARLSGLAIGLELSGACHERANDASITLIGNQTLCHRYTLALNAVGYQTQHLDGDGAVLDGLRLAYRALKA